One Bradyrhizobium sp. ISRA464 genomic window carries:
- a CDS encoding tetratricopeptide repeat protein — protein MRGQSNLGRLAARHFTSAAVVAILAAGLGGCQTMSDVTGSLAARTAPAPDDPRRAVEVYGERYRKNPKDVDTAIAYGQALRATGQREQACAVLEQATLANPGNRPLLAAYGRALADNGNSQAAFDVLSRAHTPDNPDWRILSVQGTTLDKMGRHDEARRYYASALRIAPDEPSVLSNLGLSYMLTKELPKAEETLRRAYAGAHNDGRIQQNLALVVGLQGRFAEAESIAKADLPPGEAEANVAYLRDMLNRKDGPRTASKSAPVVARDD, from the coding sequence ATGCGTGGACAGTCCAATCTGGGCCGGCTTGCTGCCCGGCATTTCACTTCCGCGGCCGTCGTGGCGATCCTGGCTGCAGGCCTCGGCGGCTGTCAGACCATGTCCGACGTGACGGGGTCCCTGGCGGCCCGCACGGCACCGGCGCCCGACGATCCACGCCGTGCCGTCGAGGTCTACGGGGAGCGCTACCGCAAGAATCCGAAGGACGTCGACACCGCGATCGCCTACGGCCAGGCCCTGCGGGCCACCGGCCAGCGCGAGCAGGCCTGCGCCGTGCTGGAACAGGCAACCTTGGCCAATCCGGGCAACCGGCCGCTGCTCGCGGCCTATGGCCGCGCGCTCGCCGACAACGGCAATTCGCAGGCTGCCTTCGACGTGCTCAGCCGCGCCCACACCCCGGACAACCCGGACTGGCGCATCCTGTCGGTGCAGGGCACCACGCTCGACAAGATGGGCCGGCACGACGAGGCGCGCCGCTATTATGCAAGCGCGCTGCGGATCGCTCCGGACGAACCGTCAGTGCTGTCCAATCTCGGCCTCTCCTACATGCTGACCAAAGAGCTGCCCAAGGCTGAGGAGACGTTGCGCCGTGCCTATGCCGGCGCCCACAACGACGGACGGATACAGCAGAACCTCGCGCTCGTCGTCGGCCTGCAGGGCCGCTTCGCCGAAGCCGAAAGCATCGCAAAGGCCGACCTGCCACCGGGCGAGGCGGAGGCCAATGTCGCCTATCTGCGCGACATGCTGAACCGCAAGGACGGCCCGCGCACCGCGTCGAAATCCGCGCCGGTGGTCGCGCGGGACGATTAG
- a CDS encoding microcin C ABC transporter permease YejB translates to MSAYIARRILLMLPTLLGILFVSFVVVQFAPGGPVERVIAQINGADTGGTSRVSGGGGDFAAQRGQGGAAASSINSKYRGAQGLDPDFIKKLEVQFGFDKPAPERFLLMVWNFARFDFGKSYFRDISVIQLIKEKLPVSISLGLWMTLLTYLISIPLGIRKAVRDGSRFDTWTSAVIIIGFAIPGFLFAIFLIILFAGGSFFNIFPLRGLTSDGWSQFPWYWKIIDYFWHITLPIISMALSAFATMTLLTKNSFLDEIRKQYVMTARAKGCSERQVLYGHVFRNAMLIVIAGFPAAFIHAFFSGSLLIETIFSLDGLGLLSFESVLNRDYPVVFGTLFVFSLVGLVVNLISDLTYMWIDPRIDFEAREV, encoded by the coding sequence ATGAGCGCCTATATTGCCCGTCGCATTCTCCTGATGTTGCCGACGCTGCTGGGCATCCTGTTCGTCTCCTTCGTGGTCGTGCAGTTTGCTCCGGGCGGACCGGTCGAGCGCGTCATCGCGCAGATCAACGGCGCCGATACGGGCGGCACCTCGCGCGTGTCGGGCGGCGGCGGTGATTTCGCGGCGCAGCGCGGCCAGGGTGGCGCTGCGGCCAGCTCGATCAACTCGAAATACCGCGGCGCGCAGGGTCTCGATCCCGACTTCATCAAGAAGCTCGAGGTGCAGTTCGGCTTCGACAAGCCGGCGCCGGAGCGCTTCCTCCTGATGGTGTGGAATTTTGCCCGCTTCGATTTCGGCAAGAGCTATTTCCGCGACATCAGCGTGATCCAGCTCATCAAGGAGAAGCTGCCGGTCTCGATCTCACTCGGGCTCTGGATGACGCTGCTGACCTACCTGATCTCGATCCCACTCGGCATCCGCAAGGCGGTCCGGGACGGATCGCGGTTCGACACCTGGACCTCGGCGGTGATCATCATCGGTTTCGCGATTCCGGGCTTCCTGTTCGCGATCTTCCTGATCATCCTGTTCGCCGGCGGCTCGTTCTTCAACATCTTCCCGCTGCGCGGGCTGACCTCCGACGGCTGGTCGCAGTTTCCCTGGTACTGGAAGATCATCGACTATTTCTGGCACATCACGCTGCCGATAATATCGATGGCGCTCAGCGCCTTCGCCACCATGACGCTGCTCACCAAGAACTCGTTCCTCGACGAGATCCGCAAGCAATATGTGATGACGGCGCGAGCCAAGGGCTGCAGCGAGCGGCAGGTGCTCTATGGCCATGTCTTCCGCAATGCCATGCTGATCGTGATCGCGGGATTCCCGGCCGCGTTCATCCACGCCTTCTTCTCCGGCTCGCTCCTGATCGAGACCATCTTCTCGCTCGACGGGCTCGGCCTGCTCAGCTTCGAGAGCGTCCTCAATCGCGACTATCCGGTGGTGTTCGGGACGCTGTTCGTCTTTTCGCTGGTCGGGCTCGTGGTCAATCTGATCTCCGATCTCACATATATGTGGATCGATCCGCGGATCGATTTCGAGGCGCGGGAGGTCTGA
- a CDS encoding extracellular solute-binding protein gives MALFTRRHALGLGIGALSAAGFRAAPAAADNGSEMHGISAFGDLKYPADFKQFDYVNPNASKGGVFSTIPSVRANNQSYYTFNSLNAYIMKGEGAQGMDMTFATLMSRANDEPDAMYGYAAKSVQISPDKLTYRFTMRPEARFHDGSKLTAQDVAFSLSTLKEKGHPLIVVQLRDFVKAEAPDDATVVVSFAPNRARDVPLFVAGLPIFSKAYYATRPFDESTLDTPLGSGPYNVGKFEVNRYIEFNRVKDWWGADLPVSRGNYNFDTVRYEFYRDRDVAFEGFTAKNYLFREEFTARVWATRYDFPAVRDGRVKRETLPDDTPSGAQGWFINTRRDKFKDSRVREALINAFDFEWTNKTIMYDAYARTVSPFQNSDMVAEGSPSPEELALLEPFRGQMPDEVFGLPYVPPMSDGSGQDRTLLRKAAQLLNDAGYLIKDGKRVLPTGEVFTIEFLADEPSLQPHHGPFIKNLGTLGIDATLRLVDAVQYRARVEDFDFDLTMQRFSFSATPGDSMRPFFSAQAAKTKGSYNLAGTSSPVIDALVEKIIGANSRHELTVACRAFDRVFRAGRYWVPQWYRNTHPIAYWDQFDHPEKLAKYTSGVGAPDNWWYDAAKAAKLEQASRQ, from the coding sequence ATGGCGCTATTCACCCGTCGGCACGCACTTGGTCTCGGCATCGGTGCGTTGAGCGCTGCAGGATTTCGCGCAGCCCCGGCCGCCGCCGATAACGGATCCGAGATGCACGGCATATCGGCGTTCGGCGACCTGAAATATCCAGCGGATTTCAAGCAGTTCGACTATGTCAATCCGAACGCGTCGAAGGGTGGGGTGTTCTCGACGATCCCATCGGTGCGTGCCAACAACCAATCCTATTACACCTTCAACTCGCTCAACGCCTACATCATGAAGGGCGAGGGCGCGCAGGGCATGGACATGACCTTCGCGACGCTGATGTCGCGCGCCAATGATGAGCCCGACGCGATGTACGGCTACGCCGCGAAGTCGGTGCAGATCTCGCCGGACAAGCTCACCTACCGCTTTACCATGAGGCCAGAGGCGCGCTTCCATGACGGCTCGAAGCTCACCGCGCAGGACGTCGCCTTCTCGCTCAGCACGCTGAAGGAAAAGGGCCATCCGCTGATCGTCGTGCAATTGCGCGACTTCGTGAAGGCCGAGGCGCCCGACGATGCGACCGTCGTCGTGAGCTTCGCGCCGAATCGCGCGCGCGACGTGCCGCTCTTTGTCGCGGGCCTGCCGATCTTCTCCAAGGCCTATTACGCGACGCGGCCCTTCGATGAATCGACGCTCGATACGCCGCTCGGCTCGGGGCCGTACAACGTCGGCAAGTTCGAGGTCAACCGTTACATCGAATTTAACCGCGTCAAGGACTGGTGGGGAGCCGACCTGCCGGTCAGTCGCGGCAACTACAATTTCGACACCGTGCGCTACGAATTCTATCGCGATCGCGATGTCGCCTTCGAAGGCTTTACCGCGAAGAACTATTTGTTCCGCGAGGAGTTCACCGCCCGCGTCTGGGCGACCCGGTATGATTTCCCCGCGGTGAGGGACGGCCGCGTCAAGCGCGAGACGCTGCCCGACGACACGCCATCCGGCGCACAGGGCTGGTTCATCAACACTCGACGCGACAAGTTCAAGGATTCCCGCGTGCGCGAGGCGCTGATCAACGCCTTCGACTTCGAGTGGACCAACAAGACCATCATGTACGATGCCTATGCGCGAACGGTCTCGCCGTTCCAGAATTCGGACATGGTGGCGGAAGGATCGCCTTCGCCGGAAGAACTCGCGCTGCTCGAGCCGTTCCGCGGTCAGATGCCGGACGAGGTGTTTGGCCTGCCCTATGTGCCGCCGATGTCCGACGGTTCGGGCCAGGATCGCACCCTGCTGCGCAAGGCCGCGCAGCTTCTCAATGACGCCGGCTACCTCATCAAGGACGGCAAGCGCGTGCTGCCGACTGGCGAGGTGTTCACCATCGAATTCCTTGCCGACGAGCCCTCGTTGCAGCCACACCATGGCCCCTTCATCAAGAATCTCGGAACGCTGGGCATCGATGCGACGCTCCGCTTGGTCGATGCCGTGCAGTATCGCGCCCGGGTGGAAGATTTCGACTTCGACCTGACCATGCAGCGCTTCAGCTTCTCGGCTACACCCGGCGACAGCATGCGTCCGTTCTTCTCCGCGCAGGCGGCCAAGACCAAGGGCTCCTACAACCTCGCAGGGACCTCCAGTCCCGTCATCGACGCACTGGTCGAAAAGATCATCGGCGCCAACAGCCGCCATGAGCTGACGGTTGCCTGCCGTGCCTTCGATCGCGTGTTCCGCGCCGGACGCTATTGGGTGCCGCAGTGGTACCGCAACACGCATCCAATCGCTTACTGGGACCAATTCGATCATCCGGAGAAGCTGGCGAAATATACGTCGGGCGTCGGTGCGCCTGACAACTGGTGGTACGATGCGGCCAAGGCCGCGAAGCTCGAACAGGCGAGTAGACAATGA
- a CDS encoding leucyl aminopeptidase family protein: MSSVFETAPATDAIPITFVTKTTWDAIRTELPAPARQFADANGFAAKPGKCLVLPAFDGSIAQVLFGLEDESHKARDPFRPGALPGLLPSGVYHFANAPHDVRLAALAFALGCYRFGRYRKKEATDVRLVPPDGVDAADIARMVDAAALARDLINTPSNDMGPAELADAAHELATRFNASFNCITGEALEQGFPLIHAVGMASARPPRLIDLTWGDPAHPKVTLVGKGVCFDTGGLDLKQSSGMLLMKKDMGGAANVLALAQMVMDARLKVRLRVLIPAVENAVAGNAFRPLDIIRSRKGITVEIGNTDAEGRLVLADALALADEEKPDLLVDLGTLTGAARVALGPDLPPFYTNDETLAGDVAAHAKSENDPLWRLPLWPAYDAWLDSKTADITNAPSGGFAGSITCALFLQRFVEHAKTWLHVDIYGWTPSAKPGRPEGGECQAARAIYKLLSQRYA; encoded by the coding sequence ATGTCATCCGTGTTCGAAACCGCGCCTGCAACCGACGCCATCCCGATCACCTTTGTCACCAAAACGACATGGGATGCGATCCGGACCGAGCTGCCGGCTCCGGCGCGTCAGTTCGCCGACGCCAACGGCTTTGCGGCAAAGCCCGGCAAATGCCTGGTATTGCCGGCATTTGACGGCAGCATCGCACAGGTGCTGTTCGGCCTCGAGGACGAGAGCCACAAGGCGCGCGATCCGTTCCGGCCGGGCGCCCTGCCTGGCCTGCTGCCGTCGGGTGTCTACCACTTCGCCAATGCGCCGCATGACGTCAGGCTCGCTGCGCTCGCCTTCGCGCTCGGCTGCTACCGCTTTGGCCGCTATCGCAAGAAAGAGGCGACCGATGTGCGGCTGGTGCCACCCGACGGCGTCGACGCCGCCGATATCGCGCGCATGGTGGACGCGGCGGCACTTGCGCGCGACCTCATCAACACGCCGTCCAACGACATGGGTCCGGCCGAGCTTGCAGACGCGGCGCATGAATTGGCGACGCGTTTCAACGCCAGCTTCAACTGCATCACAGGCGAGGCGCTCGAACAGGGTTTTCCGCTGATCCACGCGGTCGGCATGGCTTCTGCGCGCCCGCCCCGGCTGATCGATCTGACCTGGGGCGATCCGGCACATCCCAAGGTGACGCTGGTCGGCAAGGGTGTCTGCTTCGACACCGGCGGGCTCGATCTCAAGCAGTCGAGCGGCATGCTGCTGATGAAGAAGGACATGGGCGGCGCCGCCAACGTGCTGGCGCTGGCGCAGATGGTGATGGACGCCAGGCTGAAGGTGCGGCTGCGCGTGCTGATCCCGGCGGTCGAGAACGCCGTCGCCGGCAATGCGTTCCGCCCGCTCGACATCATCAGGTCGCGCAAGGGCATCACCGTCGAGATCGGCAACACCGATGCCGAGGGACGGCTGGTGCTCGCCGACGCGCTGGCGCTGGCCGACGAGGAAAAGCCCGATCTGCTGGTCGATTTGGGCACGCTCACCGGCGCGGCGCGCGTGGCGCTGGGACCGGATTTGCCGCCGTTCTACACCAATGATGAGACGCTTGCCGGCGACGTCGCCGCCCACGCCAAGAGCGAGAACGATCCGTTGTGGCGTCTGCCGCTCTGGCCGGCCTACGACGCCTGGCTCGACTCCAAGACCGCCGACATCACCAACGCGCCGTCGGGCGGGTTCGCCGGCTCGATCACCTGCGCGCTGTTCCTGCAGCGCTTTGTCGAGCACGCGAAGACGTGGCTGCATGTCGACATCTACGGCTGGACGCCCTCGGCGAAGCCCGGGCGCCCCGAAGGCGGCGAGTGCCAGGCCGCGCGTGCGATCTACAAACTGTTGAGCCAGCGCTATGCATGA
- a CDS encoding ABC transporter permease: protein MTMLAPKPVETSTQSPLGEVVPATRHGFAPSPLNKRRWQNFKANRRGYWSFWIFLVLFVVSLFANVIANDKPLVVKYDGHYYWPVLFSYAETTFGGDFETAADYRDPYLQKQIAAKGGSMFWPPIRYSYDTRNLDLPTPAPSPPTWWLTETQCKDVVQRKGLKSCRDLEYNWLGTDDQGRDVLARLIYGFRISVLFGLTLTILSSIIGVAAGGVQGYFGGWIDLTFQRLIEIWTAIPSLYLLLIISAVLPPGFFILLGILLLFSWVSLVGLVRAEFLRGRNFEYIQAARALGVSNAVIMFRHLLPNAMVATMTFLPFIVSSSVMTLTALDFLGFGLPPGSPSLGELLSQGKANVQAPWLGLTGFFSVAIMLSLLIFIGEAARDAFDPRKTFSKG, encoded by the coding sequence ATGACGATGCTCGCGCCAAAGCCGGTCGAGACCTCGACGCAATCGCCGCTCGGCGAGGTGGTGCCCGCCACGCGCCACGGCTTCGCGCCGTCGCCGCTGAACAAGCGGCGCTGGCAGAACTTCAAGGCGAACCGCCGCGGCTACTGGTCGTTCTGGATCTTCCTCGTGCTGTTCGTGGTGTCGCTGTTCGCCAACGTCATCGCCAATGACAAGCCGCTCGTCGTCAAGTACGACGGCCACTACTACTGGCCGGTGCTGTTCAGCTACGCCGAGACCACCTTCGGCGGCGACTTCGAGACCGCGGCGGACTATCGCGACCCCTACCTGCAGAAGCAGATTGCGGCCAAGGGCGGCAGCATGTTCTGGCCCCCGATCCGCTATTCCTATGACACGCGTAACCTCGATCTGCCGACCCCGGCGCCATCGCCGCCCACCTGGTGGTTGACCGAAACGCAGTGCAAGGACGTGGTGCAGCGGAAGGGCCTGAAGAGCTGCCGCGACCTCGAATATAACTGGCTCGGCACCGACGATCAGGGGCGCGATGTCCTTGCGCGGCTGATCTATGGCTTCCGCATCTCGGTGCTGTTCGGCCTGACGCTGACCATCCTGTCCTCGATCATCGGCGTCGCCGCCGGCGGCGTGCAGGGTTATTTCGGCGGCTGGATCGACCTCACCTTCCAGCGGCTGATCGAGATCTGGACCGCGATTCCCTCGCTCTATCTGCTCCTGATCATCTCGGCGGTGCTGCCGCCCGGCTTCTTCATCCTGCTCGGCATCCTGCTGTTGTTCTCGTGGGTGTCGCTGGTCGGCCTGGTGCGTGCCGAATTCCTGCGCGGGCGCAACTTCGAGTACATCCAGGCGGCGCGCGCGCTCGGCGTCTCCAACGCCGTGATCATGTTCCGCCACTTGCTGCCGAACGCGATGGTCGCGACCATGACGTTCCTGCCCTTCATCGTGTCGTCCTCGGTGATGACGCTGACGGCGCTGGACTTCCTCGGCTTCGGCCTGCCGCCCGGATCGCCGTCGCTCGGCGAATTGCTGTCGCAGGGCAAGGCCAACGTACAGGCGCCGTGGCTCGGTCTCACCGGCTTCTTCTCGGTTGCGATCATGTTGTCGCTCCTGATCTTCATCGGCGAAGCCGCGCGCGACGCCTTCGATCCGCGCAAGACGTTTTCGAAGGGCTGA
- a CDS encoding ABC transporter ATP-binding protein, which translates to MDAINQPLLDIRNLSVAFGPSVAVDQISFSIKHGECVALVGESGSGKSVSALSILKLLPYPVASHPSGAIRFRGRDLLTASDQEMREVRGNDISIIFQEPMTSLNPLHTIESQIGEILSLHQGIGGAAARARTLELLRQVGIPDPETRLKSYPHQLSGGQRQRVMIAMALANEPDLLIADEPTTALDVTVQAQILTLLAEIRTRLGMSLLFITHDLGIVRRIADTVCVMNNGKIVEQGPVEQVFTAPKHAYTRALLAAEPKPDPAPPQPGAPIVMSADNLKVWFPIKRGLLRSTVGHIKAVDGVSLAVRKGETLGVVGESGSGKTTLGLALLRLISSNGPIVFLGKDIQGLRFKEMRPFRRDMQIVFQDPFGSLSPRMSVGDIVAEGLEVHQPQLSREEREARVVKALKDVGLDPDWRFRYPHEFSGGQRQRISIARAVVLEPNFIVLDEPTSALDMLLQAQMVDLLRDLQRKRDLTYMFISHDLRVVASLASHLIVMKSGKVEEEGPASALFKNPKSEYTRALFAAAFRLETDGEGAVAT; encoded by the coding sequence ATGGACGCCATCAACCAGCCCCTGCTCGATATCCGCAACCTCTCGGTCGCGTTCGGCCCTTCGGTCGCGGTCGACCAGATCTCGTTCTCGATCAAGCACGGCGAGTGCGTGGCTCTCGTCGGCGAGTCCGGTTCCGGAAAATCCGTCAGCGCGCTCTCGATCCTGAAGTTGTTGCCCTATCCCGTGGCGTCGCATCCCTCCGGTGCGATCCGCTTTCGCGGCCGGGATCTTTTGACCGCGTCCGACCAGGAGATGCGCGAGGTTCGCGGCAACGACATCTCGATCATCTTCCAGGAGCCGATGACCTCGCTCAATCCGCTCCACACCATCGAATCGCAGATCGGCGAGATCCTGTCGCTGCATCAGGGCATCGGCGGCGCGGCGGCTCGGGCGCGGACGCTGGAACTGCTGCGGCAGGTCGGCATTCCCGACCCGGAGACGCGGCTCAAGAGCTATCCGCACCAATTGTCGGGCGGCCAGCGCCAGCGCGTGATGATCGCGATGGCGCTCGCCAACGAGCCGGATCTGTTGATCGCGGACGAGCCGACCACGGCGCTCGACGTCACCGTGCAGGCGCAGATCCTGACGCTGCTCGCGGAAATCCGCACCCGGCTCGGCATGAGCCTGTTGTTCATCACCCACGATCTCGGCATCGTCCGCCGCATCGCCGACACGGTCTGCGTGATGAACAACGGCAAGATCGTCGAGCAGGGCCCGGTCGAGCAGGTCTTCACGGCGCCGAAGCACGCTTATACCCGCGCGCTGCTCGCGGCCGAGCCGAAGCCCGATCCGGCGCCGCCGCAACCCGGAGCGCCGATCGTGATGTCGGCGGACAATCTCAAGGTCTGGTTCCCCATCAAGCGCGGCCTGTTGCGCTCCACCGTCGGCCACATCAAGGCGGTCGACGGCGTCAGCCTTGCGGTTCGCAAGGGCGAGACGCTCGGCGTCGTCGGCGAGTCCGGCTCCGGCAAGACCACGCTGGGGCTGGCGCTGTTGCGCCTGATCTCGTCGAATGGACCGATCGTGTTCCTCGGCAAGGATATCCAGGGCCTGCGCTTCAAGGAGATGCGGCCGTTCCGCCGCGACATGCAGATCGTGTTCCAGGACCCGTTCGGTTCGCTCAGCCCGCGTATGTCGGTGGGCGACATCGTTGCCGAGGGGCTGGAAGTGCACCAGCCGCAACTGTCGCGTGAGGAGCGCGAGGCGCGGGTGGTGAAGGCGCTCAAGGATGTTGGCCTCGATCCCGACTGGCGCTTCCGCTATCCGCATGAATTCTCCGGCGGTCAGCGCCAGCGCATCTCGATCGCGCGCGCGGTCGTGCTGGAGCCGAACTTCATCGTGCTGGACGAGCCGACCTCGGCGCTCGACATGCTGCTCCAGGCGCAGATGGTCGACCTGTTGCGCGACCTGCAGCGCAAGCGCGATCTCACCTACATGTTCATCTCGCACGATCTGCGCGTGGTGGCCTCGCTCGCGAGCCACCTGATCGTGATGAAGTCCGGCAAGGTCGAGGAGGAGGGGCCGGCCTCGGCGCTGTTCAAGAACCCGAAGAGCGAATACACCCGCGCGCTGTTCGCCGCCGCGTTCCGGCTGGAGACCGACGGCGAGGGGGCGGTGGCGACGTAG
- a CDS encoding NlpC/P60 family protein produces MHDPRLTPARDDLAAKYLEGKVKAARFAEGEEFEVSEAIAPLRSAPAADAEQMTQALKGERVTVYDRNGEGWAWGQLADDGYVGWIPDAALTRPGAAPTHKVTALRTFAFPGPSIKLPPADALAMGTKLTVIREDGLFAVTREGWHLPRLHLGPLDAMEQDFVAIAERFVGTPYLWGGKSSLGIDCSGLVQVALTAAGTGCPRDSDMQQEGLGRDLSTAKQKHLRRGDLIFWKGHVAVVRDASTLVHANAHHMATVIEPTQAAIARIKAAGSEIAAIKRL; encoded by the coding sequence ATGCATGATCCGCGTTTGACCCCGGCCCGAGACGACCTCGCTGCGAAATATCTCGAGGGCAAGGTCAAGGCCGCACGCTTTGCCGAGGGCGAGGAGTTCGAGGTCAGCGAGGCCATCGCGCCGCTTCGCAGCGCGCCGGCCGCCGATGCCGAGCAGATGACGCAGGCGCTGAAGGGCGAGCGCGTCACCGTCTACGACCGCAACGGCGAAGGCTGGGCGTGGGGCCAACTCGCCGATGATGGCTATGTCGGCTGGATCCCCGACGCCGCGCTGACCAGGCCCGGAGCGGCGCCGACCCACAAAGTGACGGCGCTGCGCACGTTTGCCTTTCCGGGACCGTCGATCAAGCTGCCGCCGGCCGACGCGCTGGCGATGGGAACGAAGCTGACGGTTATCCGCGAGGACGGCCTCTTCGCGGTGACCCGCGAGGGCTGGCATCTGCCACGCCTGCATCTCGGCCCGCTCGACGCGATGGAACAGGATTTTGTCGCGATCGCCGAGCGCTTCGTCGGCACGCCCTATCTCTGGGGCGGCAAATCGAGCCTCGGCATCGATTGCTCCGGCCTCGTGCAGGTCGCGCTGACCGCTGCTGGCACCGGCTGCCCGCGGGACAGCGATATGCAGCAGGAGGGACTCGGCCGGGACCTGAGCACGGCCAAGCAGAAGCACCTGCGGCGCGGCGACCTGATCTTCTGGAAAGGCCATGTCGCTGTTGTGCGCGACGCCTCCACCCTCGTGCACGCCAACGCGCATCATATGGCAACCGTGATCGAGCCCACGCAAGCCGCCATCGCCCGCATCAAGGCCGCCGGCAGCGAGATCGCCGCGATCAAGCGGCTTTAG
- a CDS encoding extracellular solute-binding protein — MAITRRHLLQGSALAAMAPALGLNSGLSTVTPAFADSAPNGLKWRHGLSLFGNVKYPADFKRFDYVNPDAPKGGLARQIAIGTFDNFNIVVSGVKGSIAGGVAQIYESLTTPSLDEVSTEYGLLAEAASYPDDFSYVVYRLRPQAKWHDGAPVTPEDVIFSLGAFKTHHPMFSAYYSHVVRAEKISDREVKFVFDMPGNRELPQIVGQLTILPKHWWEGTDGQGRKRDVSATTLEKPLGSGPYRIKEFVAGRTVTLERVKDHWARDLATNVGSNNFDELRYEYFRDPTVAIEAFKADQIDWRTENSAKAWATAYDFPAVTDKRVVLEEFPNRSSGIMQAFAPNLRRAKFADPRVRRALNFAFDFEEVNKQLFFGQYKRITSYFDGAEELMATGLPQDKELGILEPLRGQVPAEVFTTAYTNPVGGNPEAVRANLREALRLLKEAGYEVRDRKLVNSKSGEPFSIELLSQDPNFERVMLAYKPSLERLGMSVSVRTIDPIQYENRLRDWDFDIVVGSWPESLSPGNEQREFWGTKAADAPGSRNIVGIKNPVIDKLIERVIFATDREDLVAATKALDRVLLWNHYVVPQWNYPKVRTARWDRFGRPAQLPKYGLSGFPLIWWYDADKAAKLKSS; from the coding sequence TTGGCGATCACCCGACGACATCTTCTTCAAGGCAGCGCACTGGCCGCAATGGCTCCCGCGCTTGGGCTCAACTCCGGCTTGTCCACGGTCACGCCGGCCTTCGCGGATAGCGCCCCGAACGGGCTCAAATGGCGGCATGGCCTGTCGCTGTTCGGCAATGTCAAATACCCAGCCGACTTCAAGCGATTTGACTATGTCAATCCGGATGCACCGAAGGGCGGCCTTGCCCGGCAAATCGCCATCGGCACTTTCGATAATTTCAACATCGTCGTCTCGGGCGTGAAAGGCTCCATCGCAGGCGGTGTCGCGCAGATCTATGAATCGCTGACCACGCCTTCGCTCGACGAAGTCTCAACCGAGTATGGATTGCTGGCGGAGGCTGCAAGTTATCCCGACGACTTCTCCTATGTCGTTTATCGCCTGCGCCCTCAGGCAAAGTGGCACGACGGAGCGCCCGTTACCCCGGAAGACGTGATCTTTTCGCTCGGCGCCTTCAAGACGCACCATCCGATGTTCTCTGCCTACTACAGCCATGTGGTGCGCGCGGAGAAAATCAGCGATCGCGAAGTGAAGTTTGTCTTTGACATGCCGGGCAATCGCGAACTGCCGCAGATCGTGGGCCAACTGACGATCCTGCCCAAGCACTGGTGGGAGGGCACCGATGGCCAAGGCCGAAAGCGTGATGTCTCCGCGACAACGCTGGAGAAGCCGCTCGGATCGGGACCGTATCGCATCAAGGAGTTTGTCGCGGGACGGACTGTGACTCTGGAACGGGTCAAGGACCATTGGGCGCGCGACCTCGCGACCAATGTCGGCTCCAACAATTTCGACGAGCTGCGTTACGAGTACTTCAGGGACCCCACGGTTGCGATCGAGGCGTTCAAGGCCGATCAGATCGATTGGCGTACGGAGAACAGCGCGAAGGCCTGGGCGACCGCCTATGATTTTCCGGCCGTCACCGACAAGCGCGTGGTGCTGGAGGAGTTTCCCAACCGCAGTTCCGGCATCATGCAAGCCTTCGCGCCGAACCTGCGTCGCGCCAAATTCGCCGATCCGCGCGTCCGGCGGGCTTTGAACTTTGCCTTCGACTTCGAGGAAGTGAACAAGCAGCTGTTCTTCGGCCAGTACAAGCGCATCACGAGCTACTTCGACGGCGCCGAGGAGTTGATGGCGACAGGCCTGCCACAGGACAAGGAGCTTGGCATTCTCGAACCGTTGCGTGGACAGGTGCCGGCCGAAGTATTCACGACGGCCTACACCAATCCGGTCGGGGGAAACCCTGAAGCCGTGCGCGCCAATCTTCGCGAGGCATTACGCCTGCTCAAGGAGGCCGGCTACGAGGTGCGCGACCGCAAGCTGGTGAACTCAAAGAGCGGCGAGCCCTTCTCGATCGAATTGCTCAGCCAGGATCCGAATTTTGAAAGGGTCATGCTGGCCTACAAGCCCTCACTCGAGCGGCTTGGAATGTCGGTCAGTGTGCGCACGATTGATCCAATTCAATATGAGAACCGACTTCGCGATTGGGATTTCGACATTGTTGTCGGGTCCTGGCCGGAATCCCTCTCTCCTGGCAATGAGCAGCGCGAATTTTGGGGAACGAAAGCCGCTGATGCGCCGGGATCCCGCAATATCGTCGGCATCAAGAACCCGGTGATCGACAAGCTGATCGAGCGGGTGATTTTTGCGACGGACCGCGAAGATCTCGTCGCTGCAACCAAAGCGCTCGACCGCGTGTTGTTGTGGAATCATTACGTCGTCCCGCAATGGAACTATCCGAAGGTGCGTACGGCGCGCTGGGATCGGTTCGGTCGGCCGGCACAGTTGCCGAAATACGGTCTGTCGGGATTCCCGTTGATCTGGTGGTACGACGCCGACAAGGCGGCCAAGCTCAAGAGTTCATAA